A segment of the Georgenia sp. M64 genome:
TGGTGAGGTACTGCGACAGGTCCTGCAGGCCCTCGATGGTGGTCTGCGCGCCCTGGGTGAACTGCTGGTAGGACTCGTTGAACCGCACCGAGGCCTGGTCCGTGACGAACCCGGACTCCACCAGGCCCTGGATCTGGGCCTGCAGGCGCTGCAGGTCGGCGACGATCTGCTCCTTCGCGGTGACGAGGTTGTTCGCCTCGCGCTGCATCTCGTCGTAGGAGACGTTGATGTTGGCCATGTGCTTCCCCCTTCTCGTGGTCCGGCCGCCTTCCGGCCGGATCCGCTGCCCTATTCCTACCGGTATGGGGGGCACCGTGTCGCGCTCCCCCGATGGGGAGAACTCCCCATCACCACCCTGGCTGCGACGACGTCGTCACGCCCGCGTCCCGCTCCCGCTGCCGGTCACCGACGCGGCTGAGCTCGACCTGCGCCCTCACTGCACCAGCGGCAGCTGGACGCGTCGCACCTTGCCACGGTCCACGGCCAGCCCCCGCCCGGGCGGGAACTCGGCCCGCTGCACCCGGGGGAAGCTCGTGCGGAAGATCGTGTCGCCCTCGATGCTCTCGGGCTGCAGGGCGATCCCGCGCCGGCCGTTGCGGACCTCGGCGAGCAGCGGCCACGACGACCCCCACGCCGACGTCTCGGCCTCGGCGACGACGAGGTGGTCGTTGCGCCGGGCCGCCTGGATCAGCTCGGTGAGCGGCCGCTCGGCCGGACCGGAGAGGAAGTCCGCGAGGCTCTCCACGACGAGGACGATCCCCGTCTCCCCGTCCCCGGGCGGGCGCCCGAACAGCGGCAGGACCTCCTTGGCGACCTCGGCGACGTCGGCCGCGCCGGTCGCCGAGCGCTCCCAGCCGGGCAGCCCGGCGAGCTCCGAGCGCCGGGCGGCCAGATGGACGAACCGGGCGTCGGGTCGGGCGGCGCGCACCGACGCCGTGAGCCAGCGCAGGGCGTTGGTGCGCCCGGACTCCGGGGGGCCGGCGACGAGGAACGTCCCGGCCGGGGCGAAGCCGACCGGCTCGAGCGTGTCGTCCGCGACACCGAGGACGGGCCACCCGTCGACGCTCGCCGGCATCTCGCGGGCGGGCACGAGCGCCGGCAGGCGCCGGACCGGGGGCGCCTCGGGCGTGCCGCCGCGGCGCAGCGTCCCGGCGAGCGACTCGACGGCGCGGACCTGCTCGGCGAGGTTCGGGCTCCCGCCGAGGACGGCGATCTGCATCTCCAGCCCCTCGGGCGTGATGGCGCGCCCCGGCGGGGAGGCGGGGTCGAGGACGTCCTTCGGCGCACCGAGCTGGAGGTAGGCCTGCTCGTCGGCCTGGCGCATGACCACCCGCCGGGGCAGCGAGCCGGTCACCGAGATGGGGATTGCGCCGGGGCGGTCGGCCGTCACCGCGACGTGGACCCCGGCGGAGCGGCCGTCGACGAGGATCTGGAGGAACAGCTGGTACCAGGGGGCCCGCCCGGGAACGGTCTCCCAGTCGGCCCGGAAGGCGGCGAACCCGTCGAGGAGGACCAGGACACGCGGCTCGTCGGGGCTGCCGGTGCGCTCCCGGTACTCCGCCACGGTGCTCGCGTGGGCGGCCGCGTACCGCGCGGAGCGCTCCTCGACGAGGTCGCGCAGGGTGGCGAGGAGGCGCTGGACCCGCTCGGTGTCGTCGCCGTCGATGACGGCGCCGACGTGCGGCAGCGCCTCCAGCGGCGCGAGGCCGCCGGAGGAGAAGTCGAGGGCGTAGACGTGCACCGGCCCACCGCGCGGGGTGATCCCGGCGCCGGTGGCGAGGGTGCGCAGGGCGGTGGACTTCCCCGAGCCGCCCGCACCGTAGAGGGCGATGTTGCCGTCGACGTCGGGCCGGTAGTACGTGGTGACCTGCTGCTGGTGGGCGGGGTCGTCGACGACGCCGAGCACGAGGGCGGCGTCGGAGCGCGGGCGCAGCGCCGCGAGGTCCTGGACGGGTCCGAGGACCGGCAGCCAGGGCCGGCGCGGCGCCGGGACGCCGGCCGCCTCGGCGGCGGCGGCCACGGACGCGACGATCCGGGCGATGTCGGTGGGGCCCTCCTCGGCGGGACGCTCGGCGTCGGGGCTCTCCGGCGGCTCCCACCGCACGCCCGCGCCCATGGCGAGGGTCTCGACGTCGACCTCGGCGCGCGGCGCGGCCTCGCTCGTGCGGCCGCCGGCGTACCCGGCCTGGAACATCGTCACCCGTCCCGGGCCGGTCCGGGCGGCCCCGCGGCCGGGGGTGCCGGGGTCGAAGTGGGCGGCGTCGGGCAGGCCGAGGACGTCGCTGGAGTCGTTCTCGTCCGCCATGCGCAGGGCCACGCGCAGGTTGGTGTTCGCCCGCAGGTTGTCCTTGATGACGCCGGCGGGCCGCTGGGTGGCCAGCACCAGGTGCAGGCCGAGGGAGCGGCCGCGCTGGGCCACGTCGACGACGCCGTCGACGAACTCGGGCACCTCGGTGGCCAGCGCCGCGAACTCGTCGACGACGATCACCAGGCTCGGCGGCGCCTCCGGGTCGCCGGTGCGCTCGAGGGTGATGAGGTCCTTGGCGCCCTTGCGGTTCAGCAGCCGCTCGCGGTGGTGGAGCTCGGCCCGCAGGGAGGTCAGGGCCCGGCGCACGAGGTGCGGTGAGAGGTCGGTGACCAGACCCACCGTGTGCGGCAGGTTCACGCAGTCGGCGAAGGCCGAGCCACCCTTGTAGTCGACGAAGAGGAACGTCACCCGGTCGGGGCTGTGCGCGGCGGCCATGCCCAGCACCCAGGACTGGAGGAACTCGCTCTTGCCCGACCCGGTCGTGCCGCCGACGAGCGCGTGCGGGCCCTGCGTGCGCAGGTCGAGGGTGAACGGCTCGGTGGCGCCCTGGCCGATGAGGGCGCGCAGGTTGGCGTCGTGCCGCCGGCGCTGGGGCGGGCGGCCGTCGCGGGGGGTGAGCGAGCCGTTCTCCTGCCAGCGCTCCAGCACCGCCGTCGCTCCCTGGGCGACCTCGGGACCGATGAGGGAGAGGTAGGAGACCCGGGCGGGCAGGTCGGAGGCGTCCTCGACCGGGGCGCCGGCGTCCGCGACCGCCGCGAGGTGACGCGCCAGGTCGGCGGCGGCGGGGGCGGTGAGGCTCTCGCACACCATGGGCCGCACGGCGTCGCCGGTCCGGACGTAGCCCGCGGTGCCGGCGTCGGTGGTGGTCGAGACGGCGAGGAACGTGCGGCACACCGCCGGCAGGCGCTCGACGGCGGCGGCGCACCACACCACGTGCACGCCGGCGGCCGGGCCGGCCTCGGCGAGGCGGACGAGCCGGCCGCGCTCGACCGGGGCGTCGTCCTCGACGAGCAGGACGACGGCGGGCAGGGCGGTCTCGCCGGTGCGCCGGGCGAGGCGGTCCTCGACCAGGCCCTCGAGGCGGGCGACGAGCCCGAGGACACCGGCCTGGTTCGAGCCGACGTGGGCGCCGTCCAGCGGGGAGTGGACGGAGCCGACGTGGGGCAGCCACTTCGTCCAGTCCCAGCGCGGCGCCGAGGCGGCAGAGGTCGCGACGGTGAGGACCAGCTCGGCCGGGGAGTGCAGGAGCACGAGCTGGGCGACCGCGGCCCGGGCGGCGTCGTCGAGGACGGCGCGGGGCCCGGCCAGGCCGAGGGCCCCGGACTCGCGCAGGTCGACGGTGACCGGGACGCCGTCGACGTCGCGGAACTGCGCCCGCAGCTCGGTGAGCCGGTCCCAGTACTCCTGCGGGGTGCTCCCCCGGTTGGGCAGGGTGACGGTGGTGCGCGAGGCCGTGGTCCCCACCCCCAGCCGCAGGGCGAGGAACTCCTCGTGCTCGGGCCGCCTGGTCCACAGCAGCGGCTCGAGGGCGTGCGCGTGGGCGAGGAGGTCGGCGACGGCGGGGTGCTCGGCCAGGCGCATCTGCCGCTCGGTCGTGCGCCGCTCCGCCAGCTCGCTGCGCACCGCGTCGAGGGTCGCCGTGAACTGCTCGACCTCGGCGCGGAAGGTGCGCCGGCTCGTGGCCCGGTTGTCGACGTAGGTGCCGATGACCATGAGCGGCATCATCGCCATGAAGGCGAACATCTCGGGGCTGCGGCCCAGCATGAGGAAGACCGGCACGAGGAGCATCGGCACCGCCAGGATCACCCACGGCAGCCGCACCGGCTTGGGCGGGGCGGGCGGCCTCGGCGCCTCGACCTCCTCCCCGGGGTACGCCGGCGCCAGGCGCGGGGACCTGTTGAACTCCACCACGGCGGTGTCGGGACGGGTGTGCCGGGCCGCGGCGAGCCGCTCGACCCGCAGCGTGGTGTCGCCCAGGGTGACGGTGTCCTCGGGGAGCAGGACGGCACGCTGGACCTGGCCCTCCCCCATGAGCAGGCCGTTGGCCGAGCGCAG
Coding sequences within it:
- a CDS encoding WXG100 family type VII secretion target, with translation MANINVSYDEMQREANNLVTAKEQIVADLQRLQAQIQGLVESGFVTDQASVRFNESYQQFTQGAQTTIEGLQDLSQYLTNAAQALADTDSQLAAGI
- a CDS encoding FtsK/SpoIIIE domain-containing protein, whose amino-acid sequence is MRIKLSLLRTSADPVDLAVTVDGTATVADVARTLHATDPAAAPLSTGEVEGLTLRRHVPDGSVRLLDPQAPAGQTVRPGSVVSLAQAARRFADGGTGPAVARLRVLEGPDAGLSADLPEGTTVIGRGKGCDVRLADPTVSKEHARLSVGDVVEIVDLRSANGLLMGEGQVQRAVLLPEDTVTLGDTTLRVERLAAARHTRPDTAVVEFNRSPRLAPAYPGEEVEAPRPPAPPKPVRLPWVILAVPMLLVPVFLMLGRSPEMFAFMAMMPLMVIGTYVDNRATSRRTFRAEVEQFTATLDAVRSELAERRTTERQMRLAEHPAVADLLAHAHALEPLLWTRRPEHEEFLALRLGVGTTASRTTVTLPNRGSTPQEYWDRLTELRAQFRDVDGVPVTVDLRESGALGLAGPRAVLDDAARAAVAQLVLLHSPAELVLTVATSAASAPRWDWTKWLPHVGSVHSPLDGAHVGSNQAGVLGLVARLEGLVEDRLARRTGETALPAVVLLVEDDAPVERGRLVRLAEAGPAAGVHVVWCAAAVERLPAVCRTFLAVSTTTDAGTAGYVRTGDAVRPMVCESLTAPAAADLARHLAAVADAGAPVEDASDLPARVSYLSLIGPEVAQGATAVLERWQENGSLTPRDGRPPQRRRHDANLRALIGQGATEPFTLDLRTQGPHALVGGTTGSGKSEFLQSWVLGMAAAHSPDRVTFLFVDYKGGSAFADCVNLPHTVGLVTDLSPHLVRRALTSLRAELHHRERLLNRKGAKDLITLERTGDPEAPPSLVIVVDEFAALATEVPEFVDGVVDVAQRGRSLGLHLVLATQRPAGVIKDNLRANTNLRVALRMADENDSSDVLGLPDAAHFDPGTPGRGAARTGPGRVTMFQAGYAGGRTSEAAPRAEVDVETLAMGAGVRWEPPESPDAERPAEEGPTDIARIVASVAAAAEAAGVPAPRRPWLPVLGPVQDLAALRPRSDAALVLGVVDDPAHQQQVTTYYRPDVDGNIALYGAGGSGKSTALRTLATGAGITPRGGPVHVYALDFSSGGLAPLEALPHVGAVIDGDDTERVQRLLATLRDLVEERSARYAAAHASTVAEYRERTGSPDEPRVLVLLDGFAAFRADWETVPGRAPWYQLFLQILVDGRSAGVHVAVTADRPGAIPISVTGSLPRRVVMRQADEQAYLQLGAPKDVLDPASPPGRAITPEGLEMQIAVLGGSPNLAEQVRAVESLAGTLRRGGTPEAPPVRRLPALVPAREMPASVDGWPVLGVADDTLEPVGFAPAGTFLVAGPPESGRTNALRWLTASVRAARPDARFVHLAARRSELAGLPGWERSATGAADVAEVAKEVLPLFGRPPGDGETGIVLVVESLADFLSGPAERPLTELIQAARRNDHLVVAEAETSAWGSSWPLLAEVRNGRRGIALQPESIEGDTIFRTSFPRVQRAEFPPGRGLAVDRGKVRRVQLPLVQ